From a single Staphylococcus epidermidis genomic region:
- a CDS encoding DUF3147 family protein, with amino-acid sequence MFGISISSAILHFVIGGFAVALASIMADKVGGKLGGIIATMPAVYLAAIIALAIDHKGQQLIQMSIHLSTGAIVGIVSCIVTVFFTSIFIGKKNYRSGTVFAILCWFVISVAIFLVRHI; translated from the coding sequence GTGTTTGGTATATCAATTTCTAGTGCTATACTACATTTCGTTATCGGAGGATTTGCTGTTGCACTTGCATCAATTATGGCTGATAAAGTAGGAGGAAAATTAGGTGGTATTATTGCCACTATGCCGGCAGTCTACCTTGCAGCTATTATAGCGTTAGCTATAGACCATAAAGGACAGCAACTTATTCAAATGTCAATTCATTTAAGTACAGGAGCAATTGTTGGGATTGTCTCATGTATTGTAACTGTGTTCTTTACTTCAATTTTTATTGGTAAGAAAAATTATAGAAGTGGAACAGTATTTGCAATTCTTTGCTGGTTTGTGATTTCTGTTGCGATTTTCTTAGTCAGACATATTTAA